The following are from one region of the Baumannia cicadellinicola str. Hc (Homalodisca coagulata) genome:
- the dxs gene encoding 1-deoxy-D-xylulose-5-phosphate synthase produces the protein MSMQIKRYPTLDLADNPIKLRLLPKESLLTLCDELRQFLLTSVSGSSGHFASGLGTVELTVALHYVYNTPFDNVIWDVGHQAYPHKILTGRRECIATIRQRNGLHPFPWREESEYDILSVGHSSTSISAGLGMAVAATYEGIGRKTVCVIGDGAMTAGMAFEALNHAGDIKSDLLVILNDNKMSISRNVGALNNHLAQILSGKLYLRINESSKKALHGMPYLKELAKRTKEQIKNIIVPNCTLFEELGFNYIGPVDGHDVQGMVHILKNMRCMKGPQLLHIITQKGRGYAPAEKDPTTWHAVPKFDPAIGQLPYQNISNYPTYSDVFGDWLCNAATSNKKLIAITPAMREGSGMAKFANQFPQQYFDVAIAEQHAVTFAAGLAISGYKPVVAIYSTFLQRAYDQVIHDVAIQKLPVLFAIDRGGVVGADGQTHQGAFDLSYLRCVPNMVIMTPSDENECRLMLHTGYHYNNGPSAVRYPRGNGIGVEYSLLRILPLGKAIVCRQGTKIAILNFGTLLTQAKKVAKTFDATLVDMRFVKPLDIELINQLAISHQALVTLEENAVIGGAGSGVNEYLMRQRLLVPVLNIGLPDYFIPQGSQEEIRAELKLDSDGIMEQIKQWLAR, from the coding sequence ATGAGTATGCAGATTAAAAGGTATCCCACATTAGATCTAGCAGACAATCCTATTAAGTTACGTTTACTACCGAAAGAAAGTCTATTAACACTATGTGATGAACTACGTCAATTTTTACTAACTAGCGTTAGTGGTTCTAGTGGCCATTTTGCATCAGGGCTTGGTACAGTAGAGCTAACCGTAGCTTTACATTATGTCTATAACACTCCATTTGATAATGTTATTTGGGATGTAGGTCATCAAGCCTACCCGCATAAGATTCTTACAGGTAGAAGAGAGTGTATTGCTACGATACGTCAACGTAATGGCCTACATCCATTTCCTTGGCGTGAAGAAAGTGAATACGACATTTTATCAGTAGGACATTCCTCTACTTCTATTAGTGCTGGTCTTGGTATGGCTGTTGCAGCTACATATGAAGGTATTGGTAGAAAAACAGTGTGTGTTATTGGTGATGGTGCCATGACTGCTGGTATGGCATTTGAAGCTCTAAATCACGCTGGTGACATTAAATCTGACTTACTTGTAATACTGAATGACAATAAAATGTCTATTTCTAGGAACGTGGGTGCGTTGAATAACCATCTTGCTCAAATTTTATCTGGTAAATTATATTTAAGAATAAATGAAAGTAGCAAAAAAGCACTACATGGAATGCCTTATCTAAAAGAACTGGCAAAAAGAACCAAAGAACAAATAAAAAACATAATAGTACCAAACTGTACGTTATTTGAAGAGCTCGGTTTTAATTATATTGGTCCTGTAGATGGACATGATGTACAAGGTATGGTACATATTCTAAAAAATATGCGTTGTATGAAAGGTCCTCAATTACTACATATAATTACCCAAAAAGGACGCGGTTATGCTCCAGCAGAGAAAGATCCAACCACTTGGCATGCGGTACCTAAGTTTGATCCTGCAATAGGTCAGCTACCTTACCAAAATATTAGTAACTATCCTACTTATTCAGATGTTTTCGGCGACTGGTTATGTAATGCTGCTACTAGTAATAAAAAGTTAATCGCTATAACACCAGCAATGCGTGAGGGATCTGGTATGGCAAAATTTGCTAACCAATTTCCACAACAATATTTTGATGTAGCTATTGCTGAGCAGCATGCAGTTACTTTTGCTGCTGGGTTAGCTATTAGTGGGTATAAGCCAGTAGTAGCAATTTATTCTACTTTCCTACAGCGTGCATATGATCAAGTAATCCATGATGTTGCCATACAGAAACTTCCGGTGCTATTTGCGATTGATAGAGGCGGTGTAGTAGGCGCTGATGGACAAACTCATCAAGGTGCTTTTGACCTTTCCTATCTCCGTTGTGTGCCCAATATGGTAATTATGACACCAAGTGATGAGAACGAGTGCAGACTCATGTTACATACTGGGTATCATTATAATAACGGTCCTAGCGCCGTCCGATATCCACGTGGTAATGGTATCGGTGTAGAATACAGCCTACTTAGAATATTACCACTAGGTAAAGCTATAGTATGCCGCCAAGGTACAAAGATTGCTATTTTAAATTTTGGTACTTTACTTACACAGGCCAAGAAAGTTGCTAAGACCTTCGATGCAACTTTGGTAGATATGCGTTTTGTTAAGCCTCTAGATATAGAATTAATTAATCAGCTTGCTATAAGCCATCAAGCATTAGTAACGCTAGAAGAAAACGCCGTAATAGGGGGAGCTGGAAGTGGTGTTAATGAATATCTAATGCGTCAAAGGTTATTAGTGCCTGTTTTAAATATTGGTTTGCCTGATTATTTTATTCCACAAGGTAGCCAGGAGGAGATACGTGCTGAGCTTAAACTAGACAGTGATGGAATTATGGAGCAAATTAAGCAATGGCTAGCTAGGTAA
- the argS gene encoding arginine--tRNA ligase yields the protein MNIHAIISDQIHKAMLAAGVPPYYRVQVRPSVKKKFGDYQINGLMATAKQLGVPSYFLAKKVVSFLQLNGIARQIDIAGPGFINIYLDSQWLATKIATAIASPRLGISLIELPQTIVVDYSSPNIAKEMHVGHIRSTIIGDASARILDFIGHKVIRINHIGDWGTHFGMLIAYLQQVEKNIDPEIPLSFLDQLYRQAKDKYDTDPSFAQEARNCVVKLQCGDSFCLKIWQKLVKITINENQKIYNRLNISLSHENIMGESKYNNMLPNIIADLKAKGLAVESAGATVIFLNEFQDKQGNPLGVIIQKKDGAYLYTTTDIACIKYRYEQLKADRIIYYVDSRQHQHLKQIWTIVRKAGYIPQTMQLDHHMFGMIFDKEGKPFKTRVGVNIKLNDLLDEALKRARCLILSKNMDVDPVELEHLAQVISISAIKYAELSKNRTTDYIFNWDDMLSFEGNTAPYILYAYTRIASILKRSNYNKQQILTGSILLEKEHEHLLAVRLLQYHETITTVAHDGRPHILCGYLYNLAVRFSSFYEHCSIINANSDIQRKSRLQLALLTSKTLQHGLSLLGIETVDKM from the coding sequence GTGAATATCCATGCRATAATATCAGATCAAATTCATAAAGCAATGTTAGCAGCAGGAGTCCCTCCATACTATAGGGTACAGGTTCGACCATCCGTGAAAAAAAAATTCGGCGATTATCAAATAAATGGCCTTATGGCTACCGCCAAACAACTAGGAGTACCATCTTATTTTTTAGCAAAAAAAGTAGTTAGTTTCTTACAGTTAAACGGTATCGCACGTCAAATTGATATTGCCGGTCCAGGTTTTATTAATATTTATCTTGATTCACAGTGGCTAGCAACAAAAATAGCAACTGCTATAGCTTCCCCGAGGCTAGGAATATCACTAATAGAACTACCTCAGACAATTGTAGTAGACTATTCTTCTCCTAATATTGCGAAAGAGATGCACGTTGGTCATATTCGCTCTACTATTATCGGCGATGCATCAGCACGCATACTAGATTTTATTGGCCATAAAGTTATTAGAATCAATCATATTGGTGATTGGGGTACTCATTTTGGTATGCTAATAGCATATCTACAACAAGTAGAAAAAAATATTGATCCAGAAATACCACTATCATTTTTAGATCAATTATACCGTCAAGCAAAAGACAAATATGATACAGATCCTTCTTTTGCACAAGAAGCACGTAACTGCGTAGTAAAATTACAGTGCGGTGATTCCTTTTGCCTCAAAATATGGCAAAAGTTAGTGAAGATTACAATTAACGAAAATCAAAAGATCTACAATAGGCTCAATATTTCTCTCAGCCATGAAAATATTATGGGAGAAAGTAAATATAATAATATGCTCCCTAATATTATAGCTGATTTAAAAGCTAAAGGTTTGGCAGTCGAAAGCGCCGGAGCAACAGTTATTTTTCTAAATGAATTTCAAGATAAACAGGGAAATCCTCTAGGCGTCATTATTCAAAAAAAAGACGGAGCTTATCTTTATACTACCACAGATATTGCATGTATCAAGTATCGTTATGAACAACTAAAAGCTGATAGAATTATCTATTATGTAGATTCTCGCCAACATCAACATTTAAAGCAAATATGGACTATTGTACGTAAAGCGGGCTATATTCCCCAAACTATGCAGTTAGACCATCACATGTTTGGTATGATCTTCGATAAGGAAGGTAAACCATTTAAAACTAGAGTAGGAGTTAATATTAAGTTAAATGACTTGCTAGATGAAGCGCTAAAACGTGCACGTTGCTTAATTCTTAGCAAGAACATGGATGTAGATCCAGTTGAATTAGAACACTTAGCACAAGTAATCAGCATTAGCGCTATTAAATATGCCGAACTATCAAAAAATCGTACGACGGACTATATATTTAACTGGGATGACATGTTAAGTTTTGAAGGAAATACTGCACCATATATACTATATGCTTATACTCGTATAGCTTCAATATTAAAGCGGAGTAATTATAATAAGCAACAAATACTAACAGGTAGTATTTTATTAGAAAAAGAACACGAACATCTACTTGCAGTCCGTCTTTTGCAATATCATGAAACAATAACTACCGTTGCACATGATGGTAGACCACACATCTTATGTGGTTATTTGTATAATCTAGCAGTACGATTCTCATCATTTTACGAACATTGTTCTATAATAAATGCTAATAGTGACATACAACGTAAAAGTCGTTTACAACTAGCACTTCTGACCTCAAAAACTTTACAACATGGACTAAGTTTGCTAGGTATAGAAACGGTAGATAAAATGTAA
- the murJ gene encoding murein biosynthesis integral membrane protein MurJ, translating into MSLLRSLVAVSSITICSRILGFTRDALIARLFGAGMATDAFFIAFKLPNFLRRIFAEGAFSQAFVPILAEYKTFQGEEATKKFISYIAGMLILILILASVAGILSAPWVIKITAPGFINPELFDLTSALLRVTFPYILLISLTSLVGAILNAWNIFSVPACAPILLNVSMISFMLFAIPFFHPPIMVLAWAVITGGLLQLIYQLPYLKKIGLLVIPRLTFRNPGVWRVLELIGPAILGVSISQVSLVINTILASFLETGSVSWMYYADRLMEFPSGVLGVALGTILLPLLSHSVVKSNNAEEYSCLLDWGLRICFLLALPSSVALVILAKPITVVLFQYDQFSAFDVMMTQRALQAYSVGLIGIMLVKVLAPGFYSRQDIKTPVQLAIISLIITQLMNIMFIGLLKHAGLSLSIGLGACINASLLYWQLRRQQLFQPQPGWSKFLLRLIFTVCVMAIAIMLLLLIMPDWTKGSMPNRLLRLIAVIVVGIICYVMTLRMLGLRTQYFMS; encoded by the coding sequence ATGAGTCTGTTAAGATCATTAGTTGCAGTTAGTAGCATTACAATATGTTCACGTATCCTAGGTTTTACTAGAGATGCTCTCATTGCTCGATTATTTGGTGCTGGTATGGCAACTGATGCTTTCTTTATTGCATTTAAATTACCAAACTTTTTAAGGCGTATTTTTGCAGAAGGTGCTTTTTCCCAAGCATTTGTGCCTATTCTAGCAGAGTATAAAACTTTTCAGGGAGAAGAAGCTACCAAAAAATTCATTAGTTATATTGCTGGTATGTTAATACTAATACTGATATTAGCATCAGTAGCCGGTATACTTAGTGCTCCATGGGTAATAAAGATTACCGCTCCTGGTTTTATTAATCCAGAGCTATTTGATTTAACATCAGCGCTCTTACGTGTAACTTTCCCTTATATTTTGCTAATATCTTTAACATCATTGGTAGGAGCTATACTTAATGCGTGGAACATTTTCTCGGTACCGGCTTGTGCTCCTATACTTCTAAATGTTAGCATGATCAGCTTTATGCTGTTTGCTATACCGTTTTTTCATCCTCCAATTATGGTACTAGCTTGGGCAGTGATTACTGGAGGATTACTACAATTAATATATCAGTTACCGTACTTAAAGAAAATAGGATTATTAGTGATACCACGCCTCACCTTTCGTAATCCTGGCGTATGGCGCGTATTAGAACTGATAGGACCTGCTATTCTCGGAGTATCTATCAGTCAAGTTTCATTAGTAATTAATACTATTTTGGCCTCTTTCTTAGAAACAGGTTCGGTATCATGGATGTATTACGCAGATCGACTTATGGAATTTCCTTCTGGTGTATTAGGTGTTGCACTAGGTACGATTTTATTACCATTACTATCGCATAGTGTGGTAAAGAGCAATAATGCAGAAGAATATTCATGTTTGCTAGATTGGGGACTACGTATCTGTTTTTTACTCGCATTACCGAGTTCTGTAGCACTAGTAATACTTGCTAAACCAATAACAGTAGTGTTATTTCAATATGACCAATTTTCTGCTTTTGATGTAATGATGACTCAGCGGGCGCTGCAAGCTTATTCAGTCGGACTAATTGGTATAATGTTAGTCAAAGTTCTAGCACCTGGCTTTTATTCACGTCAAGATATTAAAACGCCAGTACAACTGGCTATTATAAGCTTAATTATAACACAATTGATGAATATCATGTTTATAGGTTTATTAAAACATGCTGGTTTATCACTATCTATTGGGCTTGGAGCATGTATTAATGCCAGCTTATTATATTGGCAGTTACGTCGTCAACAATTATTTCAACCACAACCTGGTTGGTCAAAATTTTTGCTACGTTTAATATTTACAGTTTGTGTAATGGCTATAGCAATCATGTTATTATTACTGATCATGCCTGATTGGACGAAAGGTAGTATGCCTAATCGTTTGCTTCGACTAATAGCAGTTATAGTTGTAGGTATAATCTGTTATGTCATGACACTTAGAATGTTAGGTTTGCGAACTCAATATTTCATGAGCTAA
- the pdxJ gene encoding pyridoxine 5'-phosphate synthase produces MSRLLLNVNIDHIATLRNARGTTWPDPVQAAFIAEDAGADGITVHLREDRRHINDRDVTMLRQTIKTRMNLEMAITDDMIAIACSVRPDLCCLVPEKRQELTTEGGLDVAQQKKKISNAIYLLSEAGIMVSLFIDADKQQIEAAAEIGSPYIEIHTGCYANARNNTECIAELERIRQAADYATSLGLKVNAGHGLTYHNVQDIAMLSFIHELNIGHSIISRAIISGLNQAIINMINLLHNARS; encoded by the coding sequence ATGTCGAGATTATTATTGAACGTCAATATTGATCATATAGCAACATTGCGTAATGCACGTGGTACCACCTGGCCTGATCCTGTACAGGCTGCATTTATCGCTGAAGATGCAGGTGCTGATGGAATTACTGTGCATCTACGTGAAGATCGTCGACATATTAACGATCGCGATGTCACGATGCTACGACAAACAATCAAAACTCGTATGAACCTAGAAATGGCAATAACAGACGACATGATTGCAATTGCCTGTAGTGTGCGCCCCGATCTCTGCTGCTTAGTACCAGAAAAGCGCCAAGAGTTAACTACAGAGGGTGGTTTAGATGTTGCTCAACAGAAAAAAAAAATCAGCAATGCGATCTATCTGTTAAGTGAAGCAGGTATTATGGTTTCACTATTTATCGATGCTGATAAACAACAGATAGAGGCTGCTGCTGAAATTGGCTCACCTTATATTGAAATACATACTGGTTGTTATGCTAATGCCCGAAATAATACCGAGTGTATTGCAGAACTAGAGCGTATTAGACAAGCAGCTGATTATGCTACTTCACTAGGTTTAAAGGTTAATGCTGGTCATGGTCTTACTTACCATAATGTTCAGGATATTGCCATGCTATCTTTTATACATGAGCTAAACATAGGCCACTCTATTATTAGCCGTGCTATTATTAGTGGTTTAAATCAAGCAATCATCAATATGATTAATTTACTACATAATGCGCGTAGTTAA
- the era gene encoding GTPase Era: MNINTTYCGFVAIVGRSNVGKSTLLNKLLGQKVSITSRKPQTTRHRILGIKTDDIYQIIYIDTPGLHLRVKNKLSILMNRRASSSMNDVDLIIFVVEGIKWTKDDELVLSQLYDRHCRVVLVINQIDKVADKNKLLKHMNLLDKKSNFHAIILACALNGIGVNILADVVRKELPIAHHLFPNEYITDCSPCFMAAEIIREKLIRFLGDELPYSVTVKIESFTAKKNYGYEIKGMIYVERTGQKKILIGNQGQKIKKISIEARQAMKALFKTSIYLELWVKVKSKWTNDQHALRSLGYVSHI, encoded by the coding sequence ATGAATATAAATACTACTTATTGTGGTTTTGTTGCGATAGTAGGAAGGTCTAACGTTGGCAAATCAACACTGTTAAATAAACTATTAGGCCAAAAAGTATCAATTACTTCACGTAAGCCACAGACCACACGTCACCGCATTCTTGGTATTAAAACGGACGATATATACCAGATTATATATATAGATACTCCAGGGCTACATCTTCGGGTAAAAAATAAGCTAAGTATTTTAATGAACCGTAGAGCTAGTAGCTCTATGAATGATGTTGATCTAATTATATTTGTAGTAGAGGGAATAAAATGGACTAAAGATGATGAACTAGTACTGAGTCAGCTATATGATCGGCACTGTCGTGTAGTATTAGTAATTAATCAAATAGATAAAGTAGCTGATAAAAATAAGTTACTAAAACATATGAATTTACTTGACAAAAAAAGTAATTTTCACGCCATTATACTTGCTTGTGCGTTAAACGGGATTGGTGTTAATATCTTAGCCGATGTTGTCCGCAAAGAGCTACCAATAGCGCATCACCTTTTTCCCAACGAGTATATTACTGATTGTTCACCGTGTTTCATGGCTGCTGAAATTATCCGTGAAAAGTTAATTAGATTTTTAGGTGATGAACTTCCATACTCTGTCACCGTTAAAATAGAAAGTTTTACTGCCAAAAAGAACTATGGTTATGAGATTAAAGGTATGATTTACGTTGAACGTACTGGACAGAAAAAAATACTAATTGGGAACCAGGGTCAGAAAATAAAAAAGATCAGCATTGAAGCTAGACAAGCTATGAAAGCTCTATTTAAGACAAGTATATATCTGGAACTATGGGTAAAAGTTAAATCAAAATGGACTAACGATCAACATGCCTTACGTAGTTTAGGCTATGTATCCCATATATAA
- the rnc gene encoding ribonuclease III encodes MNCLLNNLQKKIGYYFQNQNLLLQALTHRSASNKHNERLEFLGDSILSYVIAHALYQRFQYINEGDMSRMRATLVRGNTLAEIARELNLSTCLRLGIGELKSGGLSRDSILADAVEALIGSIFLDSNIFTVEKFILNLYRSRLNKIIPGERQKDPKTRLQEYLQGQHMPLPIYIIVQISGETHDQRFIIHCQVNNLANPIIGHGSSRRQAEQAAAQQALKILKIE; translated from the coding sequence ATGAACTGCTTATTAAATAATCTACAAAAGAAAATAGGTTATTATTTTCAAAACCAGAACTTATTATTACAAGCTCTAACACACCGTAGTGCGAGTAATAAACATAATGAACGTCTGGAATTTCTAGGCGACTCTATATTAAGTTATGTCATAGCACATGCATTATATCAGCGTTTCCAGTATATTAATGAGGGAGACATGAGTCGTATGCGTGCTACTTTAGTCAGAGGAAATACATTAGCTGAAATCGCTAGAGAGCTAAATTTAAGTACGTGTTTACGCTTAGGAATAGGAGAGTTAAAGAGCGGTGGATTAAGCCGTGACTCAATACTTGCAGATGCAGTTGAAGCTTTAATTGGTAGCATATTTCTAGATAGTAATATTTTTACTGTAGAAAAATTTATACTAAACTTATACCGCAGTCGCTTAAATAAAATTATTCCCGGCGAGAGACAAAAAGATCCAAAAACTAGATTACAGGAATATCTACAAGGACAGCATATGCCTTTACCTATATATATAATAGTTCAAATTTCTGGTGAAACTCACGATCAAAGATTTATTATCCACTGCCAAGTAAATAATCTAGCTAATCCCATTATTGGTCATGGCTCTAGTCGTCGTCAAGCTGAGCAAGCTGCGGCACAGCAAGCTTTAAAGATACTTAAAATAGAATAA